The sequence below is a genomic window from Neomicrococcus aestuarii.
CGAGGCCGCAATTCACGAAGCTTCCGCGGACTACACGAAGGCCATCCCGGTTCTTCCTTACGGGCCGTTGCAGTCCCGTCACTTGATTCAGCGCCTCAAGAAGTCGGCCACCCGCGCTACCGAGGACTGATCACTTATCACCGAACCCGCTGAGTCTTCGTGGCTCAAAAGTGCCGTCAAGATCTACGCGCCATCCCTGCTGTACTCGGTAGGGTTGGGGGCCGTTTCGCCCATCGTGTCCTTGACGGCACTTTCTTTGGGCGCTTCCACCGGACTGGCGGCGGCGATGATCACCATCATCGGTCTGGGATCGCTGTGCATGAACGTGCCCGCGTCCCTTCTGACCTCACGCTTTGGCGAGCGCACCACCATGATTGGGGCTGCTGCGTGGGCTGCGATCGGAATGGGCGTGGCGCTGTGGTCGGAGCATTTGCCCTTGCTCGCGGTCGGTATCTTCTTTGTGGGCATGGCCGGCGCGGCCTTCAATTTGGCGCGCCAAAGCTACCTCGCCGAAGTCATCGCCCCCGCTCAGCGCGCACGAGCGATGTCCACGCTCGGCGGGACGTTGCGCATCGGTTCGCTCATCGGTCCGTTCGCCGCGGCGGGCGTCATGATTCCGTTAGGGCTCGACGGCGCCTATTGGGTGGGTCTCATCTCGATGCTCGTCGCCCTCGTGGTGTGCTGGTGGATCCCGGAACTGCTCACCCACGAGCGCGATACGCCGCTTCCCGACAGCGGGGCATCATCTTCGAAAGACTCACCGTCTTCGAAAGACTCACCGTCGTCGCAACCCTCGCAAGGTTCGCATACCCGTCACGTAGCAAAGGAGCCGCTCTCCCCGCTACCTCGCGGAACCTCGGTGCGTGCTGTAGCGAAGCGGCACGCAAGGGTCTTCGGGACGGTGGGCATCGGCGTCGTGCTTATTTCAGGAGTCCGAGCCGCCCGCGTCGCAGTGGTCCCGCTGTGGGCGGACGCAATAGGTTTGGAGCCGTCCGTCGCAGCCCTCATTTATGGGCTGTCCGGGCTGATTGAGGTGTTCGTGTTTTACCCCGCGGGCAAGCTCATGGATCAGCGTGGCCGCGTGTTTGTGGCGGTTCCGAGCATGGCGCTTATGGGCGTTGCGCTCGTGTTCTTGCCGTTCACTGATGGCGTGGTGAGCCTCGCGATCGTGGCGATGCTGCTGGGTTTCGGCAACGGTCTGGGCTCGGGAATCGTGATGACGCTGGGCGCCGACTACGCGCCCGCCGCCACTCGACCGCAGTTCTTGGGGCTGTGGCGGCTCGGCTCGGATACGGGCATCATGGCGATGCCGCTCATCCTCTCCACCGTCACCGCGACGGCGAGCCTTGCGTCCGGCATCTGGGTAGTCAGCGCCGCTGCCTTCCTGGGCGCGCTGATTCTGGGAATTTTCATTCCCCGCACGCCGCGGCAAGCCTGAGCGTTCTGGCTTTCGTACGAATTACAACTCGTACGACGACGTAGCTCGGTTCCCCGAATTGCTCCCACTTCCAGCAGGCACGCGCTGGTCCGGCGTTGCGTATCCGGGGTGTGCTTGGCCGGGGTTTGTCTGACCCGGGTACGACTGACCGGGCGAGGTCTGAAGGGGAGCGGTGTGAGCAGCTGGCATCTGGGTAGTCGTGGGAAATTGCACTGCTGCCGGTGCTACCTGATCAAAACTTTCGGGCTGCTGCGCCACGGTCCGCAAACGGAGCGGGGACAAGAACTTGTTGAAGATCCCGAACAAGAACAGCGCCGCGGAGCTGATGAACAGCGTTCCGGAGAGGAACAGCCACGAGTTGGCGCTCAAGAGTTCTTTCGCCAGCGCGGTTTGGGTGGCGAAGAAGAAGATGATGACCGACGCTACTCCGCTCAAGAGTGCTGGCATCCAGAGCAACAGCGGCCACAAGCCGAACCGTCCAATATGGAAGCGGGAAAAGAAGCGTTCGTTGGTGCTTCGTGCGTTCCAGCTCTTTCCCGTGGACAGAACCAGGACGCCGCTCAGG
It includes:
- a CDS encoding MFS transporter; this encodes MYSVGLGAVSPIVSLTALSLGASTGLAAAMITIIGLGSLCMNVPASLLTSRFGERTTMIGAAAWAAIGMGVALWSEHLPLLAVGIFFVGMAGAAFNLARQSYLAEVIAPAQRARAMSTLGGTLRIGSLIGPFAAAGVMIPLGLDGAYWVGLISMLVALVVCWWIPELLTHERDTPLPDSGASSSKDSPSSKDSPSSQPSQGSHTRHVAKEPLSPLPRGTSVRAVAKRHARVFGTVGIGVVLISGVRAARVAVVPLWADAIGLEPSVAALIYGLSGLIEVFVFYPAGKLMDQRGRVFVAVPSMALMGVALVFLPFTDGVVSLAIVAMLLGFGNGLGSGIVMTLGADYAPAATRPQFLGLWRLGSDTGIMAMPLILSTVTATASLASGIWVVSAAAFLGALILGIFIPRTPRQA